Within the Rosa rugosa chromosome 2, drRosRugo1.1, whole genome shotgun sequence genome, the region agcatgagagtttacagatcaaaaaaataagttacgagtgagcggttatgagcatattagttttatgtagtatttaaggtttagggttgacctactagatcaaaacccaaacgacgacaaaaatagctgaaattttgaaaataaccatttattcttatcatgataacatcttacggtcgattttgataaaggtGTTTTCCTACGCATTGTTGcttatggaaggtatacttttcattataactaataaactagttatactacattagtagacatataagaattttgtgcaatccaaaaaataaaaattgaaaattgataaatttgacattacccatctatttatagcgtattaataggtatggtgtaaaaaaattaactcaaatTAAAGCCATTATTTCAATATCAAATAAAGTGGTTAACCTTATATACAtctatacttccctaaggggagttaaaccacgaggagataaataatgcaaaatttttacattatttggTATACCTCATATTCATGAGAgtatgagagctgacagatcgaaaaaataagttgcgaatgagcggttatgagcatattagttttatgtggtatttagggttcaTGGTTgatctagtagatcgagacctaaacgagaacaaaaatagctgaaattttgtcCATAACTATTTATTCTAATCACgacaacatccaacggtcgattttgataaattcaATTTCCTcaacattgttgctcatggaaggtatacttttcattacaactaataaactagttatatcacattagtagacatataagaatttttgtgcgatccaaaaaatcaaaattgaaaatcaataaatttgacattacccatctatttatagtgtattaataggtattgtgtaaaaaaaattaactcaatccgcCGTTATTTCGATATCAAATAAATGGTCAACCTTATATACACCTAtactttttcacacggaattttgTAGTTAATTGttattttcacacggatatccgtgtgaaaaggttttagtttttacacagacATTAGTTACTCTTgtttattcacacggatttctgtgtgtAGTCTCCTTTTTCACACGGAATACTGTGTCAACATTttcacacggaaatccgtgtgtattactcatttcacacagaaatctgtatcAAATAGTTATTGTAACAGAAATCCGTCCCtccataattcacataacataaaaaattaatgatttcgaaataaactaatttataatacgtacagaaatccgtgtgaattgtttttcacacagatatccgtgtgaaaatgttttagtttttacacagatatctgtgactGTTGTTTatgcacacggatttccgttgatattgttattgtataaattattgtgggccctattatgctcatttcacacggatttctgtcagtatttctatttcacacggatatctgtggctTTTAACTACAGTAAATCCGTGTGTGTtgttattttgctagtagtgatatACTGGTGGCCTTAGTGATTGCATCAACAACAAGAGGTACTGAAGCTACGATCTGTTTGATGCTCACACCAGCGAAAAAGGGGTAATTGTAATCGTTTCCACCTATCTCCCCCACCAGAAACAGAGCCTTCTTGAAGTAGTTGTCGCATTCTGTGATCAATTAAACGTGAACTAAATATGTGGCATGGATTATGGAATATAGGTAGGGTTTTGTTTTCTGATATTCAGAATGTTGTTACTGTTGAGATTAtagatcccacatgggaaaaatgggacattgcttatgagtttataaggatttgggtcacttcatccattgccaattggttttggatgtgaaccccagattactttatcatggtatcagagcgggttatcccacgtgtgAATGCTTAACAGCCaaacgggctccacgtcaccaaATATAAGTtgtgtccacgtgtatggcttgaaaattcgccacacgtgcggggacgtattgccaattgattttggatgtgaaccccatattactttatcagttACCTTGCTTTTTGTTGCAAAGTGAGGACTTGAGCTTCTTGAACCAACCAAGCTAAGAtacacgcagctttacttactGGCGgttgattttttattcatttttgcTCAACTATTTGGATCTAAATTCAACGGTGAAGAATGATAAAGTAATTTAAATAATAAGTTTCTTTGTCTCATTAGTCTATGTAATTCAATATAAATTTAACggcacttgaacaaaactatataaaaaataaattgagTAGATAGACATATTATTGTCAAAAAAATTTGAACTtaggaaaaatgatttttcttaaatgtaaaattcatgttcttaaagaaacaaaaaaaaaaagtcagcaGGGCCCTTACCAAATCTGAGCTCAAATTTGGCCTAGCAAATTTGAGAAGGCCAAATTTTTTTCTTGGTCCATGGGAAATAGGTGAGAGGATGTTTTAGGATATAAATGGGATTATAGCCTACGGTGGGAGATGCCCTTATGGGGTTGCCAAACAAAGCGTCTATTACTAGCTAGAAGCTACCCAACAGTCCAACACCATGACTTTGTGGTTAAAATATTACAGACGTGAGACACCTTCATTTTTACTATTTATAGTGGCTGACTGGCTGTGTTGATTTACTTCAAGAGTTTCAGATCATTAGGATGATGGATTTTCAAGAGATTACTTACCTTGGGAAGTTCACACTTCAAATCATTAGGAGAATGGGTATATACAAGAAATTAAGAAGGCTGCAATTTAGATGGGTTGTGATTTTCAAGGTACGTTGTTTGGTAGGGTGGTAAGACAATGACTTTCCATTTGGAAGATTTCTTACCTTGGAAAGTTCACACTTCATATCATTAGGAGAATGAGTTTACAAGAAATTAAGAAGGCGGCAATTCAGATGGGTTGTGATTTTCAAGGTGCGTTGTTTGGTAGGGTGGTAAGATAATGACTTCCCATTTGGTCATTTGGGAGGTCATGTGTttgagccccatcaagggtagAGAGAGTGTAGAAACTGTTAAAAATGAGAGCACGGAAATCTCTCCCTTTTAAATAATCTGGATGCATTACAATTAAGATACCAATTGAATTTCTAATCACTAGGATGGGTTtacaaaaaaattattatattaAGAAATTTAGACACAATTAGGAGGGGTTTAGCCTGGTGGTCCTAGTGAGCTAGCCTACAAGTTTCCTTAATCCAGCTAGGACAGCTACCCTTCAACTAATCCAAGTTTAATTTCAGCTAAGTTTAATCATAGTGATGCTTGACCATAACTTTTTCTGTCatgtttaccaaaaaaaaaaaaaattatatatattcttgcaCATATGCTCATTGGAAGGAACCAAAAGACAGAAGGGGAGACTTTTGGGTAGTAGTTGGAATATCACAGGTAATCACGTACTCTTCTGAAATACACAAGGTACTAAACTACTAATACTGGGAATGCTGTATTAATTTGCCTCTCAATAAACCTTTGGCTATCCACCTATATGCTGCTTCAGTAAAGTGTATACCATCCCAGTTGATAAACTGTGCAGGGTTTTCACAAGCACTTGCCTCCAGAGAGCCACATTGTGCCGATGAGTTGTAATTGTATGGTCCTCCCCCTCCACAGCATGCTTCGACTGTTCCCCCAATAAATCCTGCAATGACATGATCAAGTTCAACAACATTACGCGATTAATGTTGAGAGTACATGGTCCCATATTAGAAAATCAACTTTAGAGATCAGAGATTTGAAGTACCGAATTGGTCTGGAGAATGATAGAAATGCATCACAGCATTGTAATAATCTGCATAAATGATGTTGACATTGGGGTGAAGCCTTTGAACCTGACTTAGTTCTATTTGAAGCTGGTCATTGTGATATTCAGCAAACTTGTTTAACCAATTCAGACAACCTGTCGAAGAGTCGTACTGCCTTTTATCTGAAGTCTGAAATTTTGTAAGATAAATGGGAAGGCAACCAATTGGAAAGTTGCCCGGTACCATAAGTGTCATTGCCCCAAGCTCAATTAACTCCTGCAACGCAATGCAGACCCGAAATTAGAGAACTTTGTAGACTTGTAGCAACTATAATCCTAACTTTTTAGATTCTTACTTTGATTGTTGTAGAGATTTCTTCTATTACTAATGGTACATATGTTTGAACCTGTTCTATACTTTTCCCTGCCAACAATGCATCGTTGTAATCGTTGCCTCCAATCTCTCCCACAAGAACTAGGGAGCTGGAGAGAAGTTTATTGCAATCTGTAAATAAGAGAGATGAGTACTAAGCAACTGAGTAAACTTTACAAGTTACATTATAGTTGACCATATATGTCAAATTTTTATTGGATTATCATCTATGTCCAGCGTTACAAATAATTGTGATGGCCTGGTGGGAAGCACCTACTGGAGCCCTTAGTCAACTTTAATGATTACTAAATGTTATCTTTATTTATGACAGAATtgaaagtagttttttttttttttttttttttttttttggcaaactgGAGATTAAGAGAGGCAGAAAGCctccaaaaccccagaaattattttttaaaaaaaagagaTTACAAAAGAATGCACGCAACTTTCCTATATGGAAAATGCACGCAAACAGGAAATTGGTATTCTAAACAGAACAATAGAATGGGAACATACTTGAAGATGTATTGCATAAAGAAGGCAGCATTTCTTTAAACCAATCCAATTGAGTTCTTAGAGAGCTGTTTGTATAATCATTATGATCTCCCATTGCTGCAAGAAATGCCGCATCAAGCGCCGTGGCTCCTACCATCGCAAAATTCACTGCCCCTTTGAAGTTTTGAGCACTTGCATTGCTCTCGAGTTCAAGATAAGGTCTAACATGTGGAAGTCCCAGATACTCAGCTGCAGAAAATGAAATACTGAAATTATTGAATGTTTTGTTAATAGAGCATAAAAGTCGAGTAGGGGTggaagcttaccaatgaagtctATGATCAAGCGACCATCGGAGCATCGTCCGGTGGGGCGATGAAAGTAGGTCTCCCCATATGGAGGGAAGAAGAAGTGGAAAGAACTGTTCTTGGAGCTGATATATAAGTTGCCAGTATCAGTAATCGAATCACCAAAGCTGAAGATTGCACTGTAGCACCCAAGCGCTTTTGGGATGATGATTGATAGTAAGATGAGGAGGAAGTTGATCAAATATGGTGAAGAAGATGAACCCATTGACTCTCAGATCTCAAATGGAAAGAATGCAGAGTTATAAAGTGAAAGGGCCTACATTAAGGTTGCTGCATATTTTTGCAGAAATGATTAATGAAATAGTGCGTGCGTGTATCACGTTaattaaaaatgtatgataAAAACAGAGACAAAAGCATCCATGAAtatgaatttaaaaaaaaaaattacaaattattAATTGCAACAAGGATACGGTGCTACATTTAAAGAGCATTAGAGGAAGAAACAGTCCAACAGAAGCAACCATTATATGGAAAATTTCGCTCTTGCAGAATACATTTGAACAAACCTGTAAAAGAGCTCTATCTTATCCCAGATATTACTTGCTTTACATGAAAAGTAAGACAGGTAGCGTTTGAAGGGTTATAAATATACAGCAAGAAAAATCACTGTCACAACAGAGGAGATTGGAATTTATTAACAAGATCGATGCTAACCCTGCTATCCTGTCTGCATTTCTCTTATTTCTATTTACTAGTTTGTTGTACATTACATCTTCTCAGCTTCAAAATTCGGATCTTCCAACTTTGATTCTTTCAGCTCCGATCCACTACTGAGGATTTGGAGGTCGGCTGTTAGCAGCTGAAACTCGGGATCCCCATTCCAGAAGCTCTTTGCTAGTGTCATCTTTGTGCACAAAAACTTCGATGAAGCATAAACTATCCTTGTGCTCCCCTGTTGCTTTTGCAATTGCTTCAGTTAAGTCCTCCTCTGTACGTACCTGAATTTATACAAACACCATCTGTCAATTCAAGAAAAGAGAACTTTGACAAGCCTCGGCAGCTAATAAAATAAATTGAGCAATCACTACTCCCCATTTTCAACTAAATATAAGGATAAGAAAGTTGTTTCTAATATGCTAACCTTGGTAGTCCAGCATTTGCCTTCACCATTGTGGATTGCATCAACAAGACCAGTATAATCCCAGTTCTTAATGACATTGTATGGGCCATCATGAATCTCTACTTCAATTGTATAGCCTCCATTGTTGATAAGAAATATGATGGTATTTTGTCCACATCGGATCATTGTTGAAATGTCCTGGGCAGTTACCTGAAAGGAAAGGGAAATACTATTTACCAACCATATGCAATGCATCTAGAATATCTAGAACATGACCTATTTTAAGACAAGTTCCACTCTCATTAAAGTGTGTTTAACTTTACCAAAGTGTGTTTAACTTTACCACATATCATTCCCAATTCAAAATAGTATACTGAATCATAAAGGAGCTATAATTGTGAACATAATTATAAGTAGTCACAGCAGCAGATCTGGACCATGGGTTACAATCCTCATTTCTTCTAAAGTAGCATTGTAATTTTATGCTGTTATGATCTGATATAACTAACCTGGAAACTCCCATCACCTATGCAAGCAATTACACGTTTATCTTTGGCACCCTGAGCATAGCCGAGAGTAGCACCCACAGACCATCCAATAGATCCATATTGCATCTGGAATTCGTACCTAAATAAAATTGATACAACTGGTTGGATCCTACTTCTTAATGTACACAATTACAAACAGTTGTACTCGATACTATACAAAGGAATTGTCTTGGGGAAACCACAACTTACCCACAATTCTCAGGGAGGCGGAGCTTCTGACAATTGAACCATGAGTCACCAGTTTCGGCGATAATGGCAGTGTTTGGGGTGACAATCTCCTGTAAACAAGTTCAATTAACAAAACAAACATCCATAGTCTCAATACAATAACCACAAACAGAACATGGATAACAGAAGAAATAATACTGCTGCTCTTTAACTAACCTGAATGTGCTTAAACAGAACATTTACTCTAAGAGGTTCATCTTTCTGAGCTTTCAGAGGGATTCCAGGGGGAACAAAAATTCTGCGGTAATTCTCCATACCGGTACTGTTTTTCTTCAGCTTCTTGGCCAATGCAGTCAAGAAATCACCCATGAAAACCCAGCCAAATGATGGACCATTCCCAATGGTCACGCGATTAGGCTCCACAATGATTGCCTTTTCCTTCTTGATCAGCAAGGAGTACCCAACAGAGCTATAATCATTAAAAATTGGGCCAACAAAAACATAAGCATCTGCAGACTCCACAATCTCTCCACAGAAACTAGTACTCACAGCACCCCAATAAGTCCCAATGAAATGTGGGTGGTGCTCCGGCACCAAACCCTTACCGGAGGGCATAACCGCTATCGGGTACCCACTAGCATCTGCAAGCTCCACAAAGGCCTTCTGGGCCTTTGCTACTCTTAGCTTGGGCCCACCCACAAGCACAGGCTTCACTGCCTTGTTCAGGAATGCAGCAGTTGCTTCAACAGCTGCCTCCAACCCTAATTGATTGCTTTCTTTCGGCGCAAGAAAGAAAGGGACAGGGTCTCTACCAAATGTGGGGTGAGGAATTGCAGGCAAATTACAACTTATGCTAATGTAAACCGGCTTGCTCTCCTTCAATGCTGTCGAAATTGCCGTGTCTATAAGCTCGTGCCCATCTTCCAAATTACTCACCACTGCCTGTCACAATGCACGAAAATGTCTTCAGCAACATTAAATCCAACATCTTTGCGCATAACATAGTACCAGgtgaccaaaatatcgagtATCGAGGaaatatactaaaataaaatatCGAAAACATGTTATATTTAACATTGatactaataaaaaaaattccagaataTTATAGAGTTTTAAGATCTTGAGACTAGAACACTCTACTGTCTTGGCTGTGAAGCTTTTACCTGGTGACAAGTAACAGCTTGGAAGCACCGGAGCTCCTGAGAGAAATCGGGCAACCCGATCGTGTGGTGGAGGATCCGATTGGTCCCGTAATCATTGGAGTTGGGCCCACCGACGATACAAATCACCGGCAAGTTCTCACTGTAAGCACCGGCGATGGCGTTCAAGACGCTGAGCCCACCCACCGTGAAAGTGACGACACACGCGCCGACGCCCCTGGCGCGCGCGTAGCCGTCGGCGGCGTAGCCGGCGTTGAGCTCGTTGCAGCAGCCGATGAGGTTGAGCCCCGGCTCGGCGACCAGGTGGTCCAAGAGGGTCAAGTTGAAGTCGCCGGGGACGGAGAACACGTCATGAACGCCGATCCCGACCAGCCGCCGAGCCAGGTGGTCGCCCAGCGTGCCGCTGCAGGCGGCGGCGGGGACCACCGGAAGTAGAGCCGAGGTGGGCCGAGGCGTTGCACCGATGAGTGTAGAGGGTTCCATGTATAAAAGTGTTAACCAAAGAAATGAGTGCTGCTGATTTATGGTTTCTGCGTTTTTAGGGAGGTTTTGAAGGTGGTAAGGTATATATAGAGAGTGATCAAAGCTCTGGGTTAGTGTGGCTTTAGGAAACTATGGGTGGGTTTTAGTATTGTTTAGGTGTTGAAGGAGTGATAAAGGTAGTGACTTTTCTAGAGGAAGAAGGTAAGAAATGTATGAAAAATCTGGTTGGacattgggttttgggttttgaggaGGAAAGTGGTTTTAGGCTGTGGGTTTGATTATTATTGTAATAGTATTGAGCTGGTAAGGTTGGATTTTATTGGAGAGTCGGGAATACAGAAAAGGGGAAAATGGAAGGTTCAACTTCAAGCCAAAACAAAGGAAAGTTGAATAAaggaatatatgtatataacaGCGTAGACTAAAACCAGAGGTGATTGCTGGTTTGCGCCTTTGAATTGTAACGACTCTGTTTTGGTTTGATGACTTGCTGGACAAActtgaccaaaaagaaaaagaaagagacttTCTGGACAAAGCTTGGTTGGGCCTTGATTGTGGATTCCAACGGGCCGGGTCCAATTTCCAGGCCCGCTCTTTTTCCGGGTGAGTGCATTGGGCACGAGGGATGCTATGCGGTTTTTTAAGGTTGTAGAGTCAAACCGCAAACTATTAAGCCCAAGTTAATTGttggttttcacttttcactaTTGACTTTTTTTCTAAACTTTGTTGGATGTACATGTACTGTGGTTATTTAGTAAAGGAGAAAGTTGAGAACATCATGTTTGTTACGTCTACATGTTGCCAAGACGCGTTTAGACATTTGTCATTCAATACTGGGCCTTGTACCAGACAGTAGTAGCCTTAAATGCTCTGGTTGATTTCGGCCCATATGTTACCTTTGTCTCTCTTGGTAGGCTTGAGGGCAATGTCCCCACCCCAAACCAAAGGGTATGCTGAGATTCTAGGAGTTTAGACATATTTGTCCCCACCCCAAATATGGCAATTCTCAGCCATATTTgcttttcagttttcaaaatGTGAGTTTAGACACCCTAATCACCCAATTGAGGGCTAGCTGGATTCAATCCCTCCATTCTTTAATCATGGGTCATTGTCTCACATGTAATAATCATTGTTTTAATCTATTTTTAGTTATAATCCAAGTGTTCAAACAATGCGGGTGTTTGGTCTAGTGGTATGATTCTCGCTTCGGGTGCGAGAGGTCGCGAGTTCGATTCTCGCAACACCCCCTGAATgaacattttgtttttttttttttttttttgcctactTCTTCCCCATCCTAGGCCTCATTGACTAACCagaacataaaaataaaatagcaAAATCTGATCATACTGGAAAGAGAGCATAATAATATACGTTGTAATGCACAAGAAAAATTTCTATTAGAGAATAGAATTGTCAGTCCTCTTGGTTAAGCTCCATCAAGAACCAAGTGGAACACAAATTTCATAAATTACACACACCGATGAATTCACTGAAAAAATTTTGCAACAAAAGGACCGCAAGCAATGAATAGAAACTATGAGATTATCACAAAATGCTAATCTAACAAGGAATCTTGGATGTGAACCACTTCATGATCGAAAATGGAGCCTTGATCAACGACAAAGCAAGCTCAACTATGATCGTCGCACACAAGCAGCATGGACATATGCAAGTCAACGCCAACCTGCATCACACACAAAATTGCTTAGCATTGTAATAATCAAATTATATCGAAATTCTTGCAATGATGTAAACCCATTCGAGTTCTAAAAAGGAACACAGAAAGTGAAACTAACCCAACAATCCAGATGAACACGCCAATAACGGAGAGGAGGAGGGCAACGAAAGCAAAGGGCAGGCCAAGTAGAAACCCCAAAGGCCGGCAATCCTCACCGCAACAGCAGCTCATAGCTTCTTCTTGTTGCGAAGTTTGATTCTTCTTTGGTTTCTGGTTCTGTATAACTAGGGATAGAAGAAGACAACAGGGAGCTTCTCTGGATTCTTGTTCAGTATAATGTGATTGAATAATGTGGAAGATAATATCTAGGAGACATGGATATATAATATTTGTTGACGGAGAACACAAAATACTAGTTGGCCAAAGAAAGACGTCTACTCTGCCTGCCGCCTTGGCTTAAAACAAGTCAAAACAAACTTTGAAAAGAACATATGAACAACCAACAAGAATACCCACGTCAGTCTTCTCATTCAGTATTTTCTATAGGGTGCAAATCATTGAATTTATATAAGAAATCAAAATTCAACTACGTATGTAATTCAATCAATTTTGGAGATAATGATGCTGTGACAGAGGAGCTGATGATGCCGTATCGTGCTAATCCAACTCATGCTCCAGTTTTGAGAGTACGTGAACAACTTGAACTACTGACTGGGATAATCCACAGTAACTGTCACAAAGAATAGGTTTACCACTCTACTTAGTTACTGTTTCTCAAATTAAGCAGTAAGCCATCTCCAATTCTGCTCCTAAAAATTAAGTCGGTCTGACTG harbors:
- the LOC133729506 gene encoding GDSL esterase/lipase At1g28580-like isoform X2, whose product is MGSSSSPYLINFLLILLSIIIPKALGCYSAIFSFGDSITDTGNLYISSKNSSFHFFFPPYGETYFHRPTGRCSDGRLIIDFIAEYLGLPHVRPYLELESNASAQNFKGAVNFAMVGATALDAAFLAAMGDHNDYTNSSLRTQLDWFKEMLPSLCNTSSNCNKLLSSSLVLVGEIGGNDYNDALLAGKSIEQELIELGAMTLMVPGNFPIGCLPIYLTKFQTSDKRQYDSSTGCLNWLNKFAEYHNDQLQIELSQVQRLHPNVNIIYADYYNAVMHFYHSPDQFGFIGGTVEACCGGGGPYNYNSSAQCGSLEASACENPAQFINWDGIHFTEAAYRWIAKGLLRGKLIQHSQY
- the LOC133729506 gene encoding GDSL esterase/lipase At1g28580-like isoform X1; this translates as MGSSSSPYLINFLLILLSIIIPKALGCYSAIFSFGDSITDTGNLYISSKNSSFHFFFPPYGETYFHRPTGRCSDGRLIIDFIAEYLGLPHVRPYLELESNASAQNFKGAVNFAMVGATALDAAFLAAMGDHNDYTNSSLRTQLDWFKEMLPSLCNTSSNCNKLLSSSLVLVGEIGGNDYNDALLAGKSIEQVQTYVPLVIEEISTTIKELIELGAMTLMVPGNFPIGCLPIYLTKFQTSDKRQYDSSTGCLNWLNKFAEYHNDQLQIELSQVQRLHPNVNIIYADYYNAVMHFYHSPDQFGFIGGTVEACCGGGGPYNYNSSAQCGSLEASACENPAQFINWDGIHFTEAAYRWIAKGLLRGKLIQHSQY
- the LOC133729506 gene encoding GDSL esterase/lipase At1g28650-like isoform X3 — translated: MGSSSSPYLINFLLILLSIIIPKALGCYSAIFSFGDSITDTGNLYISSKNSSFHFFFPPYGETYFHRPTGRCSDGRLIIDFIAEYLGLPHVRPYLELESNASAQNFKGAVNFAMVGATALDAAFLAAMGDHNDYTNSSLRTQLDWFKEMLPSLCNTSSNCNKLLSSSLVLVGEIGGNDYNDALLAGKSIEQVQTYVPLVIEEISTTIKELIELGAMTLMVPGNFPIGCLPIYLTKFQTSDKRQYDSSTGCLNWLNKFAEYHNDQLQIELSQDLLGEQSKHAVEGEDHTITTHRHNVALWRQVLVKTLHSLSTGMVYTLLKQHIGG
- the LOC133729505 gene encoding pyruvate decarboxylase 1 — its product is MEPSTLIGATPRPTSALLPVVPAAACSGTLGDHLARRLVGIGVHDVFSVPGDFNLTLLDHLVAEPGLNLIGCCNELNAGYAADGYARARGVGACVVTFTVGGLSVLNAIAGAYSENLPVICIVGGPNSNDYGTNRILHHTIGLPDFSQELRCFQAVTCHQAVVSNLEDGHELIDTAISTALKESKPVYISISCNLPAIPHPTFGRDPVPFFLAPKESNQLGLEAAVEATAAFLNKAVKPVLVGGPKLRVAKAQKAFVELADASGYPIAVMPSGKGLVPEHHPHFIGTYWGAVSTSFCGEIVESADAYVFVGPIFNDYSSVGYSLLIKKEKAIIVEPNRVTIGNGPSFGWVFMGDFLTALAKKLKKNSTGMENYRRIFVPPGIPLKAQKDEPLRVNVLFKHIQEIVTPNTAIIAETGDSWFNCQKLRLPENCGYEFQMQYGSIGWSVGATLGYAQGAKDKRVIACIGDGSFQVTAQDISTMIRCGQNTIIFLINNGGYTIEVEIHDGPYNVIKNWDYTGLVDAIHNGEGKCWTTKVRTEEDLTEAIAKATGEHKDSLCFIEVFVHKDDTSKELLEWGSRVSAANSRPPNPQ
- the LOC133729508 gene encoding signaling peptide TAXIMIN 1-like — encoded protein: MSCCCGEDCRPLGFLLGLPFAFVALLLSVIGVFIWIVGLALTCICPCCLCATIIVELALSLIKAPFSIMKWFTSKIPC